One genomic window of Actinoplanes lobatus includes the following:
- a CDS encoding anti-sigma regulatory factor has product MNDDVQRLPVVTDQDVVRVRQLVRTVAVAVKLSLVDQTKLVTAASELARNTLVYGGGGEAEVSRVHNDRRAGIRIVFADQGPGIADLDLALTDGYTTGGGLGLGLSGARRLVDEFEIETEPGKGTTITVVKWCR; this is encoded by the coding sequence GTGAACGACGACGTCCAGCGCCTACCGGTCGTCACCGACCAGGACGTGGTCCGGGTACGGCAGCTGGTGCGTACCGTCGCGGTGGCGGTGAAACTGTCCCTGGTGGACCAGACCAAGCTGGTCACGGCCGCGAGTGAGCTGGCCCGCAACACCCTGGTCTACGGTGGTGGTGGCGAGGCCGAGGTGAGCCGGGTGCACAACGACCGGCGGGCCGGGATCAGGATCGTCTTCGCCGACCAGGGACCCGGCATCGCCGACCTGGATCTGGCGCTCACCGACGGGTACACGACCGGCGGCGGCCTCGGCCTGGGGCTCAGCGGCGCCCGGCGGTTGGTCGACGAGTTCGAGATCGAGACCGAGCCGGGCAAAGGAACGACCATCACGGTCGTCAAGTGGTGCCGATGA
- a CDS encoding sensor histidine kinase → MTSEPLMRMRLRVEQDIFVVRQLGREVARTVGLESQDQTRVATALSEVARALLAVGLNAEVAFTVPAIGVPTLLVTMAHPDAGAAARIAGQLQQVGRLVDTMEVDEGESGTVVRMSRRLPPGAPLLTPERMSEIRAGLSEHVPGTPLDELAVQNQQLIAALDEVRAQRDDLARLNVELEETNRGVMALYNQLSQELEETNRGVVALYAELDEKSAQLRAASEAKSRFLANVSHELRAPVTAIIGLGRLLTDSGSDELTGEQHRQVDLIRTSASDLLALVNGLLDLAKAEAGRIEPHWSEVDLRAVFGQLRGTLRPLATRPEVDFVVEEPAVPALRSDEVLLAQVLRNLLTNALKFTESGSVRLSVAPAGTDIEFVVADTGTGIPPELHERIFEEFYQVPGSKPVSGKGTGLGLTYARRLAGILGGGLRVDSTPGRGSVFTLRLPTAS, encoded by the coding sequence ATGACTTCCGAGCCGCTGATGCGCATGCGCCTGCGGGTCGAGCAGGACATCTTCGTGGTGCGGCAACTGGGCCGGGAGGTGGCCCGGACGGTCGGGCTGGAGTCCCAGGACCAGACCCGGGTGGCCACCGCCCTCAGCGAGGTGGCCCGGGCACTGCTCGCCGTGGGCCTGAACGCCGAGGTGGCGTTCACCGTTCCGGCGATCGGGGTACCTACGCTGCTGGTGACGATGGCACATCCGGACGCCGGTGCGGCGGCCCGGATCGCCGGGCAGTTGCAGCAGGTCGGCCGGCTGGTCGACACGATGGAGGTGGACGAGGGTGAGAGCGGGACGGTCGTCCGGATGTCCCGGCGGTTGCCGCCGGGCGCGCCTCTGCTGACGCCCGAGCGGATGAGCGAGATACGCGCCGGGCTGTCCGAGCACGTTCCCGGCACTCCTCTGGACGAGCTGGCCGTACAGAATCAGCAGCTCATCGCCGCCCTCGACGAGGTGCGTGCGCAACGCGACGACCTGGCCCGGCTCAACGTCGAGCTGGAGGAGACCAACCGTGGCGTGATGGCCCTCTACAACCAGCTCTCCCAGGAGCTGGAGGAGACCAACCGCGGAGTTGTCGCCCTCTACGCCGAACTCGACGAGAAGTCCGCGCAACTGCGGGCCGCCAGCGAGGCGAAGAGCCGCTTCCTGGCCAACGTGAGCCACGAGCTGCGCGCCCCCGTCACCGCGATCATCGGCCTGGGCCGGCTGCTCACCGACTCCGGCTCGGACGAGCTCACCGGGGAGCAGCACCGCCAGGTGGACCTGATCCGTACCTCGGCAAGCGACCTGCTGGCCCTGGTCAACGGCCTGCTCGACCTGGCGAAGGCGGAGGCCGGCCGGATCGAGCCGCACTGGTCCGAGGTGGATCTCAGGGCGGTGTTCGGGCAGCTGCGCGGCACGTTGCGGCCGCTCGCCACCCGGCCCGAGGTCGACTTCGTGGTCGAGGAGCCGGCCGTGCCGGCGCTGCGCTCCGATGAGGTGCTGCTCGCCCAGGTGCTGCGCAACCTGCTCACCAACGCGCTCAAGTTCACCGAGTCCGGATCGGTGCGGCTCAGCGTCGCCCCGGCCGGTACGGACATCGAGTTCGTCGTCGCCGACACCGGCACCGGCATCCCGCCCGAGCTGCACGAACGCATCTTCGAGGAGTTCTACCAGGTGCCCGGCAGCAAGCCGGTGAGCGGCAAGGGCACCGGCCTGGGCCTGACCTACGCCCGGCGGCTGGCCGGCATCCTCGGCGGCGGCCTGCGGGTCGACTCCACCCCCGGCAGGGGCAGCGTGTTCACCCTCCGGCTGCCGACCGCGTCATGA
- a CDS encoding STAS domain-containing protein, translated as MDRVPVLKIGEILLVSIQIDMEDQVALQLQEDLAERIVATGVHGVIIDISALDIVDSFVGRTLATIASVSRVLDAETVVVGMRPAVAITLVELGLSLPGIRTALNVDLGIAMLAREDEDIDLLGDEDDTDQVADPTP; from the coding sequence ATGGATCGCGTGCCGGTTCTGAAGATCGGTGAGATCCTCCTGGTCTCCATCCAGATCGACATGGAGGACCAGGTCGCCCTGCAACTCCAGGAGGACCTGGCCGAGCGGATCGTGGCGACCGGCGTCCACGGCGTGATCATCGACATCAGCGCGCTCGACATCGTGGACTCGTTCGTGGGGCGCACGCTGGCCACCATCGCCTCCGTCTCCCGGGTGCTGGACGCCGAGACCGTCGTGGTCGGGATGCGCCCGGCGGTGGCGATCACCCTCGTCGAGCTGGGCCTGTCCCTGCCCGGCATCCGGACCGCCCTCAACGTCGATCTGGGCATCGCCATGCTGGCCCGCGAGGACGAGGACATCGATCTGCTCGGCGACGAGGACGACACGGATCAGGTTGCGGACCCCACACCGTGA
- a CDS encoding CGNR zinc finger domain-containing protein, translated as MSWKASARHGVREAPGGFALVQELLNTRAAMSYAQDLLDATEDAQWWVTDTLAIWSHTSGLSAPTLLLSAADLRSLRRLRTAFEHVVLAGASPEPDSALPPADVQVSLVPDGTGWVRVVPTGRGVRWLASALWAEALSAQQAGMWPRLKLCNNAACRAAFFDTSRNNSGVWHDVSTCGNTANLRAFRERRRLLGQEHH; from the coding sequence ATGTCATGGAAGGCCAGCGCACGGCATGGTGTACGAGAGGCGCCCGGCGGTTTCGCGCTCGTCCAGGAGTTGCTGAACACGCGGGCGGCGATGTCCTACGCCCAGGATCTGCTGGACGCTACCGAGGACGCCCAGTGGTGGGTGACCGACACTCTCGCGATCTGGTCGCACACCTCCGGCCTGTCGGCGCCGACGCTGCTGCTCTCCGCGGCCGACCTGCGGTCGTTGCGCCGCCTGCGGACCGCTTTCGAGCACGTGGTGCTGGCCGGGGCGAGCCCGGAGCCGGACAGCGCGCTGCCGCCGGCCGACGTCCAGGTCAGCCTGGTGCCGGACGGGACCGGCTGGGTGCGGGTGGTGCCGACCGGCCGGGGTGTCCGCTGGCTGGCCTCGGCGCTGTGGGCCGAGGCGCTGTCGGCCCAGCAGGCCGGGATGTGGCCGCGGCTCAAGCTCTGCAACAACGCGGCCTGCCGGGCCGCCTTCTTCGACACCTCGCGCAACAACAGCGGTGTCTGGCACGACGTCAGCACCTGTGGCAACACGGCCAACCTGCGGGCCTTCCGGGAGCGGCGGCGCCTGCTCGGCCAGGAACATCATTGA
- a CDS encoding STAS domain-containing protein, with protein MSLTVQTEQRGDMVVVSVAGELDMATAPQLQDQISDLLEKGRTRLVFDLAEVSFCDSTGLSVFVRAKNSTDDAGGTVRLAAPQRGVLRILEVSGLVEVLHTYPTVDQAVAAEEPALD; from the coding sequence ATGTCCTTGACGGTACAAACGGAACAGCGCGGCGACATGGTGGTCGTGTCGGTCGCCGGTGAGCTCGACATGGCGACCGCCCCCCAGCTGCAGGATCAGATCAGTGATCTGCTGGAGAAGGGCCGGACCCGCCTGGTCTTCGACCTCGCCGAGGTGTCGTTCTGCGACTCCACCGGGTTGTCGGTCTTCGTCCGCGCCAAGAACAGCACCGACGACGCCGGCGGGACGGTCCGGCTGGCCGCGCCGCAGCGTGGGGTGCTGCGCATCCTCGAGGTGAGCGGGCTGGTCGAGGTGCTGCACACCTACCCCACGGTGGATCAGGCGGTCGCCGCCGAGGAGCCCGCGCTCGACTGA
- the mscL gene encoding large conductance mechanosensitive channel protein MscL: MFQGFKDFIMRGNVVDLAVGIVIGAAFTTVVTSFTNAFLKPLIQLMGGGSGLNAGKFYIDKVPFDYASFINAVITFVLTAAVLYFLVVFPLNRLAERRRRGEEPPPKAPSEEIKLLTEIRDALRAQQQGGQTYRSEPPR; the protein is encoded by the coding sequence ATGTTCCAAGGCTTCAAAGACTTCATCATGCGCGGCAACGTCGTCGACCTGGCGGTCGGCATCGTGATCGGTGCCGCGTTCACCACCGTGGTCACCAGCTTCACCAACGCCTTCCTGAAGCCGTTGATCCAGCTGATGGGTGGGGGCAGCGGCCTGAATGCGGGCAAGTTCTACATCGACAAGGTCCCGTTCGACTACGCCTCCTTCATCAACGCCGTCATCACCTTCGTGCTGACCGCCGCGGTCCTCTACTTCCTCGTGGTGTTCCCGCTGAACAGGCTGGCCGAGCGTCGCCGCCGGGGCGAGGAGCCCCCGCCGAAGGCCCCCAGCGAGGAGATCAAGCTGCTCACCGAGATCCGTGACGCGCTGCGCGCCCAGCAGCAGGGTGGCCAGACCTACCGGAGCGAGCCGCCGCGCTGA
- a CDS encoding SpoIIE family protein phosphatase: protein MSGDTVASVPEGLLDEGVWFRVEESGTASAVRRAAERLAAALDMPENRVADLAIVAAEAAGNLVKHADQGTVLVRTVRTAEQAGVELIVIDSGPGMADVQRAIGDGHSTAGTLGIGLGAISRQASRWDLHSVPGRGTVLAVQVWPDGLPEPNWAAGLTRPLTGETVSGDGYAIREVDGRRQLLLCDGLGHGGLAAAATHEAVRAFRKAPAVPPAQVVEALHRALGHTRGAALAVAEPDPSAGVIRYAGLGNISGTVLAPDGGRRGMVSMPGIAGHQRRQVREYDYPLAPGAVVLMHTDGVVDRWNAADYPGLLTHAPEVIAATVLRDAGVRRDDAGVLVARLS from the coding sequence ATGAGCGGAGACACGGTGGCGTCCGTACCCGAAGGGCTCCTGGACGAGGGGGTCTGGTTCCGGGTGGAGGAATCCGGGACCGCCTCGGCCGTACGCCGGGCCGCGGAGCGTCTCGCCGCCGCCCTGGACATGCCGGAGAACCGTGTCGCCGATCTCGCCATCGTCGCCGCCGAGGCGGCCGGCAACCTGGTCAAGCACGCCGACCAGGGCACCGTCCTGGTGCGTACGGTGCGGACCGCGGAACAGGCCGGCGTCGAGCTGATCGTGATCGACAGCGGCCCCGGGATGGCCGACGTGCAGCGGGCGATCGGCGACGGGCACTCCACGGCCGGGACCCTGGGGATAGGGCTCGGTGCGATCTCGCGCCAGGCCAGCCGGTGGGATCTGCACTCGGTGCCCGGACGGGGGACCGTGCTGGCCGTCCAGGTGTGGCCGGACGGGCTCCCGGAGCCGAACTGGGCCGCGGGGCTGACCCGGCCGCTCACCGGCGAGACGGTCAGCGGGGACGGGTACGCGATCCGCGAGGTCGACGGCCGCCGGCAACTGTTGCTCTGTGACGGGCTCGGCCACGGCGGCCTGGCCGCGGCCGCCACGCACGAGGCGGTCCGGGCCTTCCGGAAGGCGCCGGCCGTGCCGCCCGCCCAGGTGGTGGAGGCGCTGCACCGTGCCCTCGGGCACACCCGCGGCGCGGCACTCGCCGTCGCCGAGCCGGACCCGTCGGCCGGGGTGATCCGCTACGCGGGTCTCGGCAACATCTCCGGCACCGTGCTGGCGCCGGACGGCGGCCGGCGCGGCATGGTCTCGATGCCGGGCATCGCCGGGCACCAGCGCCGCCAGGTGCGGGAGTACGACTACCCGCTCGCCCCCGGCGCGGTCGTGCTGATGCACACCGACGGCGTGGTCGACCGCTGGAACGCCGCCGACTACCCGGGCCTGTTGACCCACGCCCCCGAGGTGATCGCGGCGACCGTGTTGCGGGACGCCGGGGTCCGGCGGGACGATGCCGGCGTACTGGTGGCGCGACTCTCATGA
- a CDS encoding STAS domain-containing protein, giving the protein MPLSPDEASRFAVLLESNAEPLAARWSELAGAGLRGRLSGAELMRQTRDLRSAFQQALSGGAADVHDEAAAELRAQLSELSTHRARQGFSATETAISVFALKEAALEVLGDADDAATLRDYVAFSAFVDRAALFTFDSYVRVREALISDQAEQLLELSTPVVKLWEGVVAVPLVGTLDSARAQVVMERLLQTLVDTGSPYAIIDITGVPAVDTQVAQHILKTVVAARLMGADCIISGIRPQIAQTIVALGIEFGDIATKASLADALRYVLGKTGKRPVR; this is encoded by the coding sequence ATGCCGCTGAGTCCGGACGAGGCGAGCCGCTTCGCCGTACTGCTGGAAAGCAATGCGGAGCCGCTCGCCGCGCGCTGGAGTGAGCTGGCCGGCGCCGGCCTGCGTGGCCGGCTGAGCGGCGCCGAGCTGATGAGGCAGACCCGCGATCTGCGGAGCGCCTTCCAGCAGGCGCTCTCCGGTGGCGCCGCCGATGTGCACGACGAGGCAGCCGCCGAGTTGCGCGCCCAGCTCAGCGAGCTGTCCACCCACCGGGCCCGGCAGGGCTTCAGCGCCACCGAGACGGCGATCAGCGTCTTCGCGCTCAAGGAGGCGGCGCTCGAGGTGCTCGGCGACGCCGACGACGCGGCCACCCTGCGGGACTACGTGGCGTTCTCCGCCTTCGTGGACCGGGCGGCGCTGTTCACCTTCGACAGCTACGTACGGGTCCGCGAGGCGCTCATCTCCGACCAGGCCGAGCAGCTGCTGGAGCTGTCCACCCCGGTGGTGAAGCTGTGGGAGGGCGTGGTGGCCGTCCCGCTGGTCGGCACCCTCGACTCGGCCCGCGCCCAGGTGGTGATGGAGCGGCTGCTCCAGACGCTGGTGGACACCGGCTCGCCGTACGCGATCATCGACATCACCGGTGTGCCGGCCGTCGACACCCAGGTCGCCCAGCACATCCTCAAGACCGTGGTGGCCGCCCGCCTGATGGGGGCCGACTGCATCATCTCCGGCATCCGGCCGCAGATCGCGCAGACCATCGTGGCACTCGGCATCGAGTTCGGCGACATCGCGACCAAGGCCTCGCTGGCCGACGCGCTGCGCTACGTCCTCGGCAAGACCGGTAAGCGGCCGGTGCGCTGA
- a CDS encoding SpoIIE family protein phosphatase, whose protein sequence is MIAATVLVVDDSATKRYLLVSWLTRAGFTVLEAETGGEALTRLLEVEVEVDLVVLDVKLPDMSGFDVCEKIKTDHRYGVLPVIHVSAHAVDVNDRTQGLNRGADAYLVEPIEPDELIATAQAVLRYYRARQRAELLAERSLLLAETTLAINSAPTLPALLAAAAEGACDIFGGPVVVVAETSEGESLAAVGKPASVRRWAVPGHRVAVGSLLRTDDPADWAVAEWPPGETVTVAAARLRIDRPPVYVAAPGSSQTAGSPVLRQLSQAVAAAVEAQRSFDEEHRIAVTLQRSLLQARLPEVPGLDLGVLYEPAGAQTEVGGDFYELTVLNDRLLVAIGDVAGHSLHAATVMAEIRHAVRAYAVEGHSPGAVLELVNRFMRTVLPADSATLCLLTLEPGTGRIRMAGAGHLPPLLHVDGRVEFLQPRGPLLGIGAPRRAELELTLPPGGTLVLYTDGLIERRDADIDEGLRALAAAAAEVEPDLGVFCRRLLTQLTGAREQADDIAVVAVRRQNR, encoded by the coding sequence ATGATCGCCGCCACGGTCCTCGTCGTCGACGACAGCGCGACCAAGCGCTACCTGCTGGTCAGCTGGCTCACCCGGGCCGGGTTCACGGTGCTCGAGGCGGAGACCGGCGGCGAGGCCCTGACCCGCCTGCTCGAGGTCGAGGTCGAGGTCGACCTGGTCGTCCTGGACGTGAAACTGCCGGACATGAGCGGCTTCGACGTCTGCGAGAAGATCAAGACCGATCATCGGTACGGCGTACTGCCGGTGATCCACGTGTCCGCGCACGCCGTCGACGTCAACGACCGGACCCAGGGACTGAACCGGGGCGCCGACGCGTACCTGGTCGAGCCGATCGAACCGGACGAGCTGATCGCCACCGCGCAGGCCGTACTCCGCTACTACCGCGCCCGGCAGCGTGCCGAGCTGCTCGCCGAACGGTCGCTCCTCCTCGCCGAGACCACCTTGGCGATCAACTCGGCGCCCACCCTGCCCGCCCTGCTGGCCGCCGCCGCCGAGGGCGCCTGCGACATCTTTGGCGGTCCGGTCGTGGTGGTGGCGGAGACCTCCGAGGGCGAGAGCCTGGCCGCGGTCGGCAAACCCGCATCGGTACGCCGGTGGGCCGTCCCCGGCCACCGCGTCGCCGTCGGATCACTGCTGCGCACCGACGACCCGGCCGACTGGGCGGTGGCCGAGTGGCCGCCCGGTGAGACGGTCACGGTGGCCGCCGCCCGCCTGCGCATCGACCGGCCACCGGTCTACGTCGCCGCGCCGGGAAGCTCGCAGACCGCCGGCTCGCCGGTGCTCCGCCAGCTCTCCCAGGCCGTCGCGGCCGCCGTCGAGGCGCAGCGCTCCTTCGACGAGGAGCACCGGATCGCGGTCACCCTCCAGCGCAGCCTCCTCCAGGCACGACTGCCCGAGGTGCCCGGCCTGGACCTGGGCGTCCTCTACGAGCCGGCCGGCGCGCAGACCGAGGTGGGCGGCGACTTCTACGAGCTGACCGTGCTGAACGACCGGCTGCTGGTGGCGATCGGCGACGTGGCCGGGCACTCGCTGCACGCCGCCACGGTGATGGCCGAGATCCGGCACGCCGTCCGGGCGTACGCCGTCGAGGGGCACTCCCCCGGGGCGGTGCTGGAGCTGGTCAACCGGTTCATGCGCACCGTGCTGCCGGCCGACTCGGCCACCCTCTGCCTGCTCACCCTGGAACCGGGGACCGGCCGGATCCGGATGGCCGGCGCCGGGCACCTGCCGCCTCTGCTGCACGTCGACGGCCGGGTCGAGTTCCTCCAGCCGCGCGGCCCGCTGCTCGGCATCGGCGCGCCCCGCCGGGCCGAACTGGAACTGACCCTGCCGCCCGGCGGCACGTTGGTGCTCTACACCGACGGCCTGATCGAACGCCGCGACGCCGACATCGACGAGGGCCTGCGGGCGCTGGCCGCCGCGGCCGCCGAGGTCGAGCCGGACCTCGGCGTCTTCTGCCGCCGCCTGCTCACCCAGCTCACCGGAGCCAGGGAGCAGGCGGACGACATCGCCGTCGTCGCGGTCCGCCGTCAGAACAGGTAG
- a CDS encoding zf-HC2 domain-containing protein translates to MACERWREMLSAQLDGEDDPALRPLVDEHLAGCAGCRDWLDRAAVVNRLTRTAPVPPVPDLSAAILAALPQPAAPPRRRRLPVATLLYIALALVGTVQLILGLTQVGGGASAAHAHTGLSATPGHLWHESAAWNVAVGAGYLFIALRRTRPTGLVPMLTAFVAMLLLLSVNDLTGGRVDIARLVGHGFVIAGYLLVVALSRGVGGAGQPPGARAGSGWRFESPADEDAPRPGLRLLPSPRGPLTARHRDDHRAA, encoded by the coding sequence ATGGCATGTGAGCGGTGGCGCGAGATGCTCTCCGCGCAGCTGGACGGTGAGGACGACCCGGCGCTGCGCCCGTTGGTCGACGAGCACCTGGCCGGGTGTGCCGGCTGCCGGGACTGGCTGGACCGGGCCGCGGTGGTCAACCGGCTGACCCGGACCGCGCCGGTGCCCCCGGTGCCCGACCTCAGCGCCGCGATCCTGGCCGCGCTGCCGCAGCCGGCCGCCCCGCCCCGACGCCGGCGGCTGCCGGTGGCGACGCTGCTCTACATCGCCCTGGCGCTGGTCGGCACGGTGCAACTGATCCTGGGGCTGACCCAGGTCGGCGGTGGCGCGAGCGCGGCGCACGCGCACACCGGTCTGAGCGCGACGCCGGGCCACCTCTGGCACGAGTCGGCGGCGTGGAACGTCGCGGTGGGTGCCGGTTACCTCTTCATCGCCCTGCGGCGGACCCGGCCGACCGGTCTGGTGCCGATGCTGACCGCCTTCGTCGCGATGCTGCTGCTGCTCTCGGTCAACGACCTCACCGGCGGGCGGGTGGACATCGCCCGGCTCGTCGGCCACGGGTTCGTGATCGCCGGATATCTGCTGGTGGTGGCACTGTCGCGGGGTGTGGGCGGTGCTGGTCAGCCGCCCGGGGCGCGAGCCGGCTCGGGCTGGCGTTTCGAAAGCCCCGCCGACGAGGACGCGCCCCGGCCGGGGTTGCGGCTGCTGCCGTCGCCACGGGGACCGCTCACCGCGCGCCACCGGGACGACCATCGGGCGGCCTGA